Proteins from one Lachnospiraceae bacterium KGMB03038 genomic window:
- a CDS encoding RpiB/LacA/LacB family sugar-phosphate isomerase gives MKIAIGCDPNAQEAKEELMKFIEAKGYGELTDFGSEDPIYAHTAIKVAEAVAAGEYDRGILICGTGIGVSIAANKVKGAYAALLSDVYSAQRARLSNDANIACMGAFTSGSKERELMTEAFLTNEFVPGCSSQPKVDAFVEYDKNR, from the coding sequence ATGAAAATTGCAATTGGGTGCGATCCAAACGCGCAGGAAGCAAAAGAAGAACTGATGAAATTTATTGAGGCAAAAGGCTATGGTGAGCTGACAGATTTTGGAAGTGAAGATCCAATCTATGCCCATACCGCGATCAAGGTAGCCGAGGCAGTTGCGGCGGGCGAGTATGACAGGGGAATTCTGATCTGCGGTACCGGAATTGGAGTATCCATTGCCGCGAACAAAGTAAAAGGCGCATACGCGGCGCTGCTGTCCGATGTGTATTCCGCACAGCGCGCGCGTTTGAGTAATGATGCGAATATCGCCTGCATGGGAGCATTTACTTCAGGAAGTAAAGAGAGAGAACTGATGACAGAGGCGTTCCTGACAAACGAATTCGTGCCGGGATGTTCTTCCCAGCCAAAGGTAGATGCCTTCGTAGAGTATGATAAGAATCGGTAA
- a CDS encoding cyclase family protein, with amino-acid sequence MSVMKVDFSKVVELSHRMIPREEPFNLQTWVYDVDFLGERGEPHSPGTWYVSGDVSFSTHCGTHVEFPLHHVEGGMNAANFPLTSLIGEAVVLDFTDKNAGDCMSLEEFKAYDDKIKEGDIVFLHTGLDKKWRTDDWEPYPYVACDAMEWLIREKKIIAIGTDATSLENFNIPDQPNHNLAFKNNLAMVESLTNLDKIENGRALVFMLPLKIVGIEACPCRIIAINDGGIIQ; translated from the coding sequence ATGTCAGTTATGAAAGTTGATTTCAGCAAAGTAGTTGAGTTAAGCCATCGGATGATCCCAAGAGAGGAACCATTTAATCTGCAGACCTGGGTCTATGATGTTGATTTCTTAGGAGAGCGCGGAGAGCCTCACAGCCCTGGAACCTGGTATGTGTCCGGTGATGTTTCCTTCTCAACCCACTGCGGAACTCATGTGGAATTTCCGCTGCATCATGTAGAAGGCGGCATGAACGCGGCTAATTTCCCTCTGACCAGTCTGATCGGGGAAGCGGTTGTCCTGGATTTCACAGATAAGAATGCCGGCGACTGCATGTCTCTGGAAGAATTCAAAGCTTATGATGATAAGATCAAAGAAGGAGATATCGTCTTTCTTCATACCGGTCTTGACAAGAAATGGCGGACTGACGACTGGGAGCCATATCCGTATGTAGCCTGCGATGCTATGGAATGGCTGATTCGAGAGAAAAAGATCATCGCCATCGGAACTGATGCCACATCTCTTGAGAACTTCAACATTCCAGATCAGCCGAACCATAATCTCGCATTCAAGAACAATCTTGCTATGGTAGAATCTTTAACCAATCTGGATAAGATTGAGAACGGCAGAGCATTAGTCTTCATGCTGCCACTCAAGATCGTTGGCATCGAGGCTTGCCCATGCCGGATCATTGCCATCAACGACGGCGGGATTATTCAGTAA
- the pfkA gene encoding 6-phosphofructokinase: MADKIIRTIGVLTSGGDAPGMNAAIRAVVRTALGKGLKVRGIRRGYQGLLNEEIIDMSARDVSDTIQRGGTILQTARCAEMRTEEGQQKAAAICKKYGIDGLVVIGGDGSFAGAQKLANFGINTIGLPGTIDLDIGCTEYTIGFDTAVNTAMEAIDKVRDTSTSHERCSIIEVMGRDAGYLALWCGIANGAERILMPEEHDYNEDAIVADIQECRKRGKKNYIIINAEGIGDSMNMAKRIEEATGMETRATVLGHMQRGGSPTCKDRVYASIMGAMAVDLLLEGKTNRVVGYRHGQYVDFDIDEALNMKKEIPAYQYEIAKQLAL; the protein is encoded by the coding sequence ATGGCAGATAAGATTATTCGTACGATAGGTGTTTTGACCAGCGGAGGCGATGCGCCGGGAATGAATGCGGCGATCCGGGCAGTTGTCAGGACGGCGTTGGGAAAAGGTCTGAAAGTCAGAGGAATCAGACGTGGTTATCAGGGACTGTTGAATGAGGAGATCATAGATATGTCCGCCAGAGATGTGTCCGATACGATCCAGCGTGGAGGAACCATCCTGCAGACGGCGCGCTGCGCGGAGATGCGTACGGAAGAGGGGCAGCAGAAAGCGGCGGCGATCTGCAAGAAATATGGGATCGATGGCCTGGTAGTCATTGGCGGAGACGGTTCCTTCGCAGGCGCCCAGAAGCTGGCGAACTTCGGGATCAATACCATCGGGCTTCCGGGAACCATCGACCTGGATATCGGATGTACCGAATATACGATCGGATTCGATACCGCGGTGAATACCGCAATGGAAGCGATCGATAAGGTAAGGGACACATCCACTTCTCATGAGCGCTGCTCCATTATCGAGGTAATGGGAAGAGATGCGGGATATCTGGCGCTCTGGTGCGGAATCGCCAATGGCGCGGAGCGTATCCTGATGCCGGAAGAGCACGATTACAATGAGGATGCGATCGTAGCAGATATTCAGGAATGTCGGAAGCGCGGCAAGAAGAATTATATCATTATCAACGCGGAAGGAATCGGAGATTCCATGAATATGGCTAAGCGGATCGAGGAAGCGACAGGAATGGAAACGAGAGCTACTGTACTTGGCCACATGCAGCGCGGAGGAAGCCCGACCTGCAAAGACAGGGTATATGCTTCTATTATGGGGGCGATGGCGGTAGACCTTCTGCTGGAAGGCAAGACAAACCGCGTGGTAGGATACAGGCACGGCCAGTATGTAGATTTTGATATTGATGAAGCGTTGAATATGAAGAAAGAAATTCCGGCTTATCAGTATGAGATCGCGAAACAGCTGGCACTCTAA
- a CDS encoding DUF1934 domain-containing protein, whose amino-acid sequence MTKEVLLSISGLHYDVFTGAEEEENELIEVITPASYYYKNGKHYIIYEEVVEGLPGTIKNKVRISEYGMLEIIKSGISNLHMIFEKDKINMTQYETPYGELLVGVYTKDIRVEVSEEEMHICVSYVLDINGEKVADSEIVMNVKSKQE is encoded by the coding sequence ATGACAAAAGAGGTATTATTATCCATTTCCGGTCTTCATTACGATGTGTTTACGGGGGCGGAGGAAGAGGAAAACGAGCTCATAGAAGTCATTACCCCGGCCTCTTATTACTATAAAAACGGGAAACATTATATCATCTATGAAGAGGTGGTAGAGGGACTTCCGGGAACGATCAAAAATAAAGTGAGGATTTCCGAATATGGGATGCTGGAAATTATAAAAAGCGGCATTTCCAATCTCCATATGATCTTTGAAAAAGATAAGATCAATATGACTCAGTATGAGACACCCTATGGGGAACTTCTGGTAGGCGTCTATACAAAGGACATCCGCGTGGAGGTTTCTGAGGAAGAAATGCACATCTGCGTTTCTTATGTATTGGATATCAATGGAGAAAAAGTGGCGGATTCAGAAATCGTTATGAACGTAAAATCAAAACAAGAATAA